One segment of Vibrio orientalis CIP 102891 = ATCC 33934 DNA contains the following:
- a CDS encoding AbgT family transporter → MSNQAVNKAPSEKPSGMDRFLNFIERAGNKIPDPAILFFWALVITWAASALLSNISFDLINPRSGEALAINNLLTGESLASFLANMVTTFTGFAPLGIVLVAMLGVGVADSSGFITTGLKKMLNFTPAKLLTPMLILVAIVSHTAADAGYVLVIPLGGIIFHAAGRHPLAGIAAAFAGVSGGFSANFIPSGIDPLLAGFTQTAAQVLDPEYVVNPLANIFFTGLSSIIIVAIGWYVTEKIIEPRLANTPVDEDAEKAPDLGSFTELESKAFRYAGWAMMAGIAVLIAAIIPENSALRSPEGEITAFSAPIMKSIVPLIFILFIIPGYVYGKVSGTFKTSNDIIKAMADTMSTMGAYIVMSFFCAQFLSAFAQSNIGTMLALYGAEGLKAMNLPGEATIIGMILLTASVNLLIGSASAKWALIGPILVPMLMAVGISPELSQAAYRVGDSVSNIISPLMVFFPLVVVYCQRYVKSTGIGTLASLMMPFSIAMLIGWSIFLVAYWMLGIPLGIQAPYTYTM, encoded by the coding sequence ATGAGTAACCAAGCAGTAAATAAGGCACCATCCGAAAAGCCGAGTGGGATGGATCGCTTCTTAAACTTTATTGAACGAGCAGGTAATAAAATTCCTGATCCTGCAATTTTGTTCTTCTGGGCACTTGTTATTACTTGGGCAGCATCTGCTCTACTTTCAAACATTTCGTTTGATCTTATTAACCCACGTTCGGGTGAAGCGCTTGCAATCAACAACCTTTTGACTGGCGAATCTCTAGCAAGCTTCCTTGCGAACATGGTAACGACTTTCACAGGCTTTGCACCACTAGGTATCGTACTTGTTGCGATGCTAGGTGTTGGTGTTGCTGACTCTTCAGGCTTTATCACTACTGGCCTTAAGAAGATGCTTAACTTCACTCCAGCGAAGCTTCTGACTCCAATGCTAATTCTTGTGGCTATCGTGTCACACACAGCTGCAGATGCAGGCTACGTACTGGTTATCCCTCTAGGTGGTATCATCTTCCACGCTGCTGGCCGTCACCCTCTAGCGGGTATTGCTGCTGCGTTTGCGGGTGTATCGGGTGGTTTCTCTGCAAACTTTATCCCTTCAGGTATCGACCCTCTACTAGCGGGCTTTACTCAGACAGCGGCGCAAGTACTTGACCCTGAGTACGTGGTTAACCCACTAGCAAACATCTTCTTTACTGGTCTATCTTCAATCATCATCGTTGCTATCGGTTGGTATGTAACAGAGAAGATCATTGAACCACGCCTAGCGAACACGCCAGTTGACGAAGATGCAGAAAAAGCACCAGACCTAGGTTCATTCACTGAACTTGAATCTAAAGCGTTCCGTTACGCTGGTTGGGCGATGATGGCGGGTATTGCTGTTCTGATCGCAGCGATTATTCCTGAGAACTCAGCACTGCGTTCTCCTGAAGGTGAAATTACCGCGTTCTCTGCGCCAATTATGAAGTCGATCGTTCCATTGATCTTCATTCTATTCATCATCCCAGGTTACGTTTACGGTAAAGTTTCTGGCACATTTAAGACAAGTAACGACATCATCAAAGCGATGGCAGATACAATGTCTACAATGGGCGCATACATTGTTATGTCGTTCTTCTGTGCACAGTTCCTATCTGCATTCGCGCAGTCAAACATCGGTACCATGCTAGCGCTATACGGTGCTGAGGGTCTGAAAGCAATGAACCTACCAGGTGAAGCAACGATCATCGGTATGATTCTGCTAACGGCTTCTGTAAACCTGCTCATTGGTTCTGCATCAGCAAAATGGGCACTTATCGGTCCAATCCTAGTTCCAATGTTAATGGCAGTTGGTATCTCTCCTGAGCTATCGCAAGCGGCTTACCGTGTTGGTGACTCTGTATCGAACATCATTTCTCCTCTAATGGTATTCTTCCCACTTGTGGTTGTTTACTGTCAGCGTTACGTGAAGTCGACAGGTATCGGTACACTAGCATCACTGATGATGCCATTCTCGATTGCAATGCTAATCGGTTGGTCAATCTTCCTAGTCGCTTACTGGATGCTAGGCATTCCTCTAGGTATCCAAGCGCCTTACACATACACGATGTAA
- the tadA gene encoding tRNA adenosine(34) deaminase TadA has protein sequence MSESQFTPQDERFMRRAMELAAHAETQGEVPVGAVLVKDGEIIAEGWNESIGQHDATAHAEMQTIRKAGEVLENYRLLDTTLYVTLEPCPMCAGALLHSRVKRIVFGAPDLKAGAAGTVLNLFEHQAAYHYADVEKGLLEDECRVQLQAFFKRRRKEKKKERKAMQILEIKSGQEKEG, from the coding sequence TTGTCAGAATCTCAATTTACCCCTCAAGATGAACGATTTATGCGTCGAGCGATGGAGCTGGCGGCACACGCTGAAACACAAGGTGAAGTGCCAGTTGGCGCTGTGTTGGTTAAAGATGGTGAAATCATTGCGGAAGGTTGGAATGAGTCTATCGGTCAGCACGATGCAACCGCCCACGCGGAAATGCAGACCATCCGAAAGGCGGGTGAGGTTCTAGAGAATTATCGACTGCTCGATACGACACTCTACGTGACGCTAGAGCCTTGTCCTATGTGTGCCGGAGCGCTGCTACACAGTCGAGTGAAACGTATTGTGTTTGGGGCACCAGACTTGAAGGCCGGGGCGGCGGGAACAGTACTTAACTTGTTTGAACATCAAGCGGCGTATCACTATGCGGATGTTGAAAAAGGGTTATTAGAGGATGAATGCCGAGTTCAACTTCAAGCTTTCTTTAAGCGTCGACGCAAAGAGAAGAAGAAAGAACGTAAGGCGATGCAAATACTTGAAATTAAATCAGGGCAGGAAAAAGAAGGGTAG
- the mltF gene encoding membrane-bound lytic murein transglycosylase MltF, whose product MKKHYLTQLKSLCLLFASALVLSGCQIESEPKSDLDLIKERGVLRVGTLNNQLSYYIGPDGPAGLDYELAREFANELGVQLEMKPAYRISSLYPALEKGEIDIIAAGLSQSPERLKSFRPGPAYYYVSQQVIYKKGNWRPRNLEQLLDRQAKLIEENDGKDVLSIVSDSHFNQTLTAIKADHPDFSYHIDPNADVNDLLKKVSKGELRFTLADSVELSLSQRIYPDVALAFELTEDQPISWFLSRSQDESLYGLLIEFFGSIKQSGHLASLEEKYIGHVGSFDYVDTRAFIRALDSKLPKWSPLFKKYSDEFDWRLVAALGYQESHWNPTAKSPTGVRGMMMLTLPTAKSVGVTDRLDPEQSVRGGVEYLRRMVSRIPDSIEEHEKIWFALASYNVGYGHMMDARRLTKKQGGNPDAWSDVKDRLPLLRQKKYYSQTRYGFARGDEARNYVENIRRYYQSIIGHVEQQTANNDDVNIDDLKVIQIADMAVSGASAASSAEQTISEEQ is encoded by the coding sequence ATGAAGAAGCATTACCTAACCCAACTAAAATCACTCTGTTTATTATTTGCCAGCGCCTTGGTGCTATCTGGCTGCCAAATCGAATCAGAACCTAAGAGTGATCTAGATTTAATTAAAGAACGTGGCGTATTGCGCGTGGGGACGTTGAACAACCAACTCTCTTACTATATCGGCCCCGATGGACCTGCCGGTCTGGATTATGAACTGGCGCGTGAATTTGCCAATGAGCTTGGCGTGCAACTTGAAATGAAACCAGCCTATCGTATTTCTAGCCTGTATCCTGCACTAGAAAAAGGCGAGATCGATATCATCGCCGCAGGATTGAGCCAATCTCCTGAGCGTTTAAAATCATTTCGACCGGGTCCGGCTTACTACTACGTCAGCCAACAAGTGATTTATAAGAAAGGAAACTGGCGTCCTCGCAATCTAGAACAATTATTGGATAGACAAGCAAAACTGATCGAAGAGAACGACGGCAAAGATGTCTTGAGTATTGTTAGTGACTCTCACTTCAACCAAACGTTGACTGCGATTAAAGCAGACCACCCAGACTTTTCTTACCACATAGACCCGAACGCCGATGTAAACGATCTCCTCAAGAAAGTTTCTAAAGGCGAACTGCGTTTTACCTTGGCAGACTCTGTTGAGTTATCACTGTCTCAGCGTATTTACCCAGACGTCGCGTTAGCATTCGAGTTAACAGAAGATCAGCCGATTTCATGGTTTTTAAGCAGATCACAAGATGAGAGCTTATACGGCTTACTGATTGAGTTCTTTGGCAGCATTAAACAATCTGGACACTTAGCCTCACTGGAAGAAAAGTACATCGGTCACGTGGGTAGTTTTGACTATGTCGACACTCGCGCCTTCATTCGTGCATTGGATTCAAAACTTCCGAAATGGTCACCACTATTTAAAAAGTATTCCGATGAATTTGACTGGCGCTTAGTCGCCGCGTTGGGTTATCAAGAATCCCATTGGAACCCGACAGCAAAATCGCCAACGGGTGTGCGCGGCATGATGATGCTTACACTACCGACAGCGAAGAGCGTAGGCGTTACCGATCGACTCGATCCTGAACAGTCTGTCCGCGGTGGTGTTGAGTACTTACGTAGAATGGTGTCACGTATTCCTGACTCAATCGAAGAGCATGAAAAAATTTGGTTTGCACTAGCGTCTTATAACGTTGGTTACGGTCATATGATGGACGCTCGCCGCTTGACGAAAAAACAAGGCGGTAACCCAGATGCTTGGTCTGACGTAAAAGATCGCTTGCCGCTACTTCGTCAGAAGAAATACTACAGCCAAACTCGCTATGGCTTTGCTCGAGGTGATGAAGCACGAAACTATGTTGAAAACATTCGCCGCTACTACCAGAGTATTATCGGTCATGTTGAACAACAAACAGCAAACAATGACGATGTTAACATCGATGATCTGAAGGTAATTCAGATAGCTGACATGGCCGTTTCTGGCGCCTCTGCCGCATCATCGGCGGAACAAACTATCAGCGAAGAACAATAG
- the purL gene encoding phosphoribosylformylglycinamidine synthase: MRIFRGSPALSEFRVNKLLELCRELGLPVTGIYAEFTHFADLTADLDTSEVDKLEKLLTYGPTLSFDENGEEHEPRGLLLLATPRPGTISPWSSKSTDIANNCGLAKVARLERGTAYYIETSSDLSELQLVELKAILHDRMMEVIFTDFDSAAALFQVAEPAPVADVDLLAGGRAALEKANVTLGLALADDEIEYLYDSFVNKLDRNPTDIELMMFAQANSEHCRHKIFNADWTIDGVKQEKSLFKMIKNTFETTPENVLSAYKDNAAVMVGSEVGRFFPNPETRQYGYNQEKAHILMKVETHNHPTAISPWPGASTGSGGEIRDEGATGIGGKPKAGLVGFTTSNLRIPGFEQPWETDFGKPGRIVNALDIMLEGPLGGAAFNNEFGRPNLLGYFRTYEEKVNSHAGEEVRGYHKPIMIAGGMGNIRDEHVQKKEIPVGASLIVLGGPAMNIGLGGGAASSMASGQSAEDLDFASVQRENPEMERRCQEVIDRCWQLGDANPIAFIHDVGAGGISNALPELVDDGERGGIFQLRDVPNDEPGMSPLEIWCNESQERYVMAVAPENMEVFDAICKRERAPYAVVGVATEERELKLEDSHFDNTPIDMPMDVLLGKTPKMHRDAITLKANNPAIDRDGIELNEAAERVLRLPTVAEKTFLITIGDRTVTGLVARDQMVGPWQVPVANCAVTAASYDTYHGEAMSMGERTPVALLDFGASARLAVGEAITNIAATNIGDIKHIKLSANWMSPAGHPGEDAGLYEAVKAVGEELCPALGLTIPVGKDSMSMKTKWEENGEQKEVTSPLSLVITAFARVEDVRKTITPQLRTPETLEGLGDTSLVLIDLGNGKNRLGATALAQVYKQLGDKPADVDNAAQLKGFYEGVQALVAKDQVIAYHDKGDGGLFVTLAEMAFAGHCGVKADIADLGEDALAALFNEELGAVLQVKNDDLDAVLSTLAANGLEACSHVIGSVEASDELRITSGETVVLERNRTELRTIWAETTHKMQSLRDNTACANQEHEAKKDNSDPGLNVKLSFDVNEDIAAPYIATGAKPKMAILREQGVNSHVEMAAAFDRAGFEATDIHMSDILTGQAVLEEYQGLVACGGFSYGDVLGAGEGWAKSILFNEGARNQFEGFFKREDTFSLGVCNGCQMLSNLKELIPGAEYWPRFVRNESERFEARFSLVEVQKSDSVFFNGMEGSRMPIAVSHGEGRVEVRDADHLAAIEASGTVAVRYVDNHGNPTQQYPNNPNGSPNAITGLTTTDGRVTIMMPHPERVFRTVANSWSPEGWGENGAWMRMFQNARKNVG; this comes from the coding sequence ATGAGAATTTTTCGTGGCTCCCCAGCTCTATCTGAATTTCGTGTTAATAAGCTTCTAGAGCTTTGTCGTGAACTAGGCCTACCTGTAACAGGTATCTACGCTGAGTTTACGCACTTTGCTGATCTAACCGCAGACCTAGATACGTCTGAAGTTGATAAACTAGAAAAACTACTGACTTACGGTCCAACACTTTCCTTTGATGAGAATGGTGAAGAGCATGAGCCAAGAGGTCTGCTTCTACTTGCGACGCCTCGCCCTGGTACTATCTCACCATGGTCTTCTAAGTCTACCGACATCGCGAATAACTGTGGCCTAGCTAAAGTTGCTCGTCTAGAGCGCGGTACAGCTTACTACATCGAAACATCATCTGACCTTTCTGAACTTCAACTGGTTGAGCTTAAAGCGATTCTTCATGACCGCATGATGGAAGTTATCTTCACTGACTTCGACTCAGCAGCGGCACTTTTCCAAGTGGCAGAGCCTGCACCGGTCGCAGACGTTGACCTACTTGCCGGTGGTCGCGCTGCGCTTGAAAAAGCAAACGTTACCCTAGGTCTTGCACTTGCCGATGATGAAATCGAATATTTGTACGATAGCTTCGTAAACAAGCTAGATCGTAACCCAACCGACATCGAGCTGATGATGTTTGCTCAGGCGAACTCAGAGCACTGTCGTCACAAGATCTTCAACGCAGACTGGACTATCGATGGCGTTAAGCAAGAGAAGTCGCTGTTCAAGATGATCAAGAACACATTTGAAACGACGCCAGAAAACGTGCTGTCTGCGTACAAAGATAACGCAGCTGTGATGGTCGGTTCTGAAGTGGGTCGTTTCTTCCCGAATCCAGAAACTCGCCAGTACGGTTATAACCAAGAAAAAGCGCACATCTTAATGAAGGTGGAAACGCACAACCACCCAACGGCTATTTCTCCTTGGCCGGGCGCTTCTACAGGTTCTGGTGGTGAAATCCGTGACGAAGGCGCGACAGGTATTGGTGGTAAACCAAAAGCTGGCCTAGTTGGTTTTACAACGTCTAACTTACGTATTCCTGGCTTTGAACAGCCATGGGAAACAGATTTCGGTAAGCCAGGCCGCATTGTTAACGCTCTAGACATCATGCTAGAAGGCCCGTTAGGCGGCGCGGCGTTTAACAACGAGTTTGGTCGTCCAAACCTACTGGGTTACTTCCGTACTTACGAAGAGAAAGTAAACTCTCACGCAGGCGAAGAAGTTCGTGGTTACCATAAGCCAATCATGATTGCTGGTGGTATGGGTAACATCCGTGACGAGCACGTTCAGAAGAAAGAGATCCCAGTTGGTGCAAGCTTAATTGTACTAGGTGGTCCAGCGATGAACATCGGCCTTGGTGGCGGCGCTGCTTCTTCAATGGCATCTGGCCAATCAGCAGAAGACCTAGACTTTGCATCTGTACAGCGTGAGAACCCAGAGATGGAGCGTCGCTGTCAGGAAGTGATCGACCGTTGTTGGCAGTTAGGTGATGCAAACCCAATCGCATTCATCCACGATGTGGGCGCGGGCGGTATCTCTAACGCACTGCCAGAGCTTGTCGATGATGGTGAGCGTGGCGGTATCTTCCAACTGCGTGACGTACCAAACGACGAACCAGGTATGAGCCCACTTGAGATCTGGTGTAACGAATCTCAAGAACGCTACGTAATGGCAGTTGCGCCAGAGAATATGGAAGTATTCGATGCTATCTGTAAGCGTGAACGCGCACCATACGCAGTAGTAGGTGTGGCAACAGAAGAGCGTGAACTGAAACTTGAAGATTCACACTTCGACAACACGCCTATCGACATGCCTATGGACGTTCTTCTTGGTAAGACGCCTAAGATGCACCGTGATGCGATAACGCTAAAAGCGAACAATCCAGCAATTGACCGTGACGGCATCGAGCTAAACGAAGCGGCTGAGCGTGTTCTACGTCTTCCAACGGTTGCTGAGAAAACATTCCTTATCACGATTGGTGACCGCACGGTTACAGGTCTAGTTGCTCGTGACCAAATGGTTGGTCCATGGCAGGTGCCTGTTGCTAACTGCGCAGTAACGGCAGCAAGCTACGACACTTACCACGGTGAAGCTATGTCAATGGGTGAGCGCACGCCAGTGGCTCTATTAGACTTCGGTGCATCGGCTCGTCTAGCGGTGGGTGAAGCAATCACCAACATCGCAGCAACCAACATCGGCGATATCAAACACATTAAACTGTCGGCGAACTGGATGTCTCCAGCCGGTCACCCAGGTGAAGATGCCGGTCTTTACGAAGCGGTGAAAGCGGTCGGTGAAGAGCTATGTCCTGCGCTTGGTCTAACTATCCCGGTGGGTAAAGACTCAATGTCGATGAAGACTAAGTGGGAAGAAAATGGCGAGCAGAAAGAAGTAACGTCGCCACTTTCTCTAGTAATTACTGCGTTTGCTCGCGTTGAAGATGTGCGTAAGACAATTACTCCTCAACTTCGCACTCCTGAGACCTTGGAAGGACTAGGTGATACTTCATTAGTACTTATCGACCTAGGTAACGGTAAGAACCGTCTAGGCGCAACGGCATTGGCTCAGGTTTACAAGCAGCTTGGTGATAAACCAGCAGACGTAGACAATGCAGCACAGTTAAAAGGTTTCTACGAGGGCGTTCAAGCTCTAGTAGCGAAAGATCAAGTTATCGCTTACCACGATAAAGGCGACGGCGGTCTATTCGTGACGCTTGCTGAGATGGCATTCGCAGGTCACTGTGGTGTGAAAGCTGATATTGCTGACCTTGGCGAAGATGCACTTGCTGCACTATTTAATGAAGAGTTAGGCGCAGTACTTCAGGTTAAGAATGACGACCTTGATGCGGTACTTTCAACTCTAGCAGCAAACGGCTTAGAAGCATGCTCACATGTGATCGGTTCTGTGGAAGCTTCTGATGAGCTACGAATCACTTCTGGTGAAACAGTGGTTCTTGAGCGTAACCGTACTGAACTGCGTACTATTTGGGCTGAAACAACGCATAAGATGCAATCACTGCGTGATAACACAGCATGTGCAAACCAAGAGCATGAAGCGAAGAAAGACAACTCTGACCCAGGTCTGAACGTTAAGCTAAGTTTCGATGTGAACGAAGACATTGCCGCGCCATACATCGCGACAGGTGCGAAGCCTAAGATGGCGATCCTACGTGAACAGGGCGTTAACTCTCACGTTGAAATGGCAGCAGCCTTTGACCGTGCAGGTTTTGAAGCAACTGACATCCACATGAGTGATATTCTAACCGGTCAAGCAGTGCTAGAAGAGTACCAAGGCCTCGTAGCGTGTGGTGGTTTCTCTTACGGTGACGTACTTGGTGCAGGTGAAGGTTGGGCGAAGTCTATCTTGTTCAACGAAGGTGCTCGTAACCAGTTTGAAGGCTTCTTTAAGCGTGAAGATACTTTCTCTCTAGGTGTGTGTAACGGTTGTCAGATGTTATCGAACCTGAAAGAGCTAATTCCGGGAGCTGAGTACTGGCCGCGTTTCGTACGCAACGAATCAGAGCGTTTTGAAGCTCGCTTCAGCTTAGTCGAAGTTCAGAAGTCTGACTCTGTATTCTTCAATGGTATGGAAGGCTCTCGTATGCCAATCGCAGTATCTCACGGTGAAGGTCGCGTAGAAGTACGTGATGCTGACCACCTAGCAGCGATTGAAGCGTCAGGCACTGTTGCGGTACGTTACGTTGACAACCACGGTAACCCAACGCAGCAATACCCGAATAACCCGAATGGTTCGCCAAACGCTATCACAGGTCTCACGACAACGGATGGCCGCGTGACAATCATGATGCCGCACCCTGAGCGTGTATTCCGCACAGTGGCTAACTCATGGTCTCCTGAAGGCTGGGGTGAAAACGGTGCTTGGATGCGTATGTTCCAAAACGCACGTAAGAATGTCGGTTAA
- a CDS encoding DUF3622 domain-containing protein, translating to MSKNQKFAIRVTEKRNGWCAEITRQVTSRKTSVSKRETGFETEVQAQEWAEKELASFVQNQAVRNERKGEARKVRIEREERQAQEAADKKARYEEAKLVAAAQAEIDDEEDFFDEE from the coding sequence ATGTCTAAAAACCAAAAATTTGCTATTCGCGTTACTGAAAAACGTAACGGCTGGTGTGCAGAGATCACTCGCCAAGTGACATCACGTAAAACATCAGTATCAAAGCGTGAAACTGGCTTTGAAACTGAAGTTCAGGCTCAAGAGTGGGCTGAAAAAGAGCTAGCTAGCTTTGTACAGAACCAAGCTGTTCGTAATGAGCGTAAAGGTGAAGCGCGTAAAGTCCGTATTGAACGTGAAGAGCGTCAAGCGCAAGAAGCCGCTGACAAGAAAGCGCGTTACGAAGAAGCGAAGTTGGTTGCTGCAGCACAAGCTGAAATCGATGATGAAGAAGATTTCTTCGACGAAGAGTAA
- a CDS encoding DUF4250 domain-containing protein: MNLANFESMDPIMLMSIVNMKLRDDFGGDLDKLATYFDIDKSALEAKLATAGFDFLPDAGQFR, encoded by the coding sequence ATGAATTTGGCGAACTTTGAAAGCATGGATCCAATTATGTTGATGAGTATCGTCAACATGAAGCTACGTGATGATTTTGGCGGTGATTTGGACAAACTGGCTACTTACTTCGATATCGATAAAAGCGCGTTAGAAGCAAAACTCGCCACTGCAGGTTTTGACTTTTTGCCAGATGCAGGCCAGTTTCGTTAA
- a CDS encoding YaeP family protein, translating to MQVYGCCELVRELYAQIGSGDQAYVPQAISCAVRALNDIAADESLPKEVRDKAAFAAANLLISDFEDK from the coding sequence ATGCAAGTATATGGCTGTTGTGAATTGGTTCGTGAGCTGTACGCTCAAATCGGCAGTGGTGACCAAGCGTATGTTCCACAAGCAATTTCATGCGCAGTAAGAGCATTGAATGATATTGCGGCGGATGAGTCTCTACCTAAAGAAGTGCGTGATAAAGCCGCCTTTGCTGCTGCAAACCTACTTATTTCCGACTTCGAGGATAAGTAA
- a CDS encoding tellurite resistance TerB family protein, whose product MDLKSLLNQALNSDIVQQGQAKVKNSSSSSSLKSLGAGAVGGGLVSLLMGSKKSKKIGKKLGKNALKVGGVAVLGALAYKVYNDYQSKQVSTGTTENFDAQDDYHSELILKAMIAAAKADGHVDQQEMAHIESTLEQSGADNTLQQLVHVELNKPLDPAEVARLAHSPQQASEVYLASLIVIDEQNFMEKAYLQELAKQLRLDSEVTYQLEQQLQN is encoded by the coding sequence ATGGATCTTAAAAGCCTACTTAATCAAGCACTCAACTCAGATATCGTCCAACAAGGACAAGCTAAAGTTAAAAACAGTTCGAGCTCAAGTAGCTTAAAATCCCTTGGTGCGGGCGCAGTCGGAGGCGGCTTAGTTAGCCTACTAATGGGATCTAAGAAGAGTAAAAAAATCGGCAAGAAGTTAGGTAAAAATGCCCTCAAAGTGGGTGGCGTAGCTGTGCTTGGTGCGTTGGCTTATAAAGTCTATAACGACTATCAAAGTAAGCAAGTATCCACTGGTACAACTGAAAACTTCGATGCGCAAGACGATTACCATAGTGAACTGATTCTAAAAGCGATGATTGCCGCCGCCAAAGCTGATGGCCATGTGGACCAACAAGAGATGGCGCATATTGAGTCGACACTTGAACAATCTGGCGCTGATAACACGCTACAGCAACTGGTGCATGTGGAATTAAATAAACCGCTCGACCCCGCTGAAGTCGCTAGATTAGCCCACTCACCACAGCAGGCATCTGAAGTTTACTTAGCCTCTCTAATTGTTATCGACGAACAAAACTTTATGGAAAAAGCCTACTTACAAGAACTCGCGAAACAACTTCGTCTAGATAGCGAAGTGACCTATCAACTAGAGCAACAACTGCAAAATTAA
- the purN gene encoding phosphoribosylglycinamide formyltransferase: protein MKSIVVLVSGNGSNLQAIIDACDKDITAGRVTAVFSNKANVYALERAEKAGAAAHFLDPKAFDTRDAFDHELMKQIDEYKPDVIVLAGYMRILSGEFVRHYMGRMINIHPSLLPKYPGLNTYQRAIHAGDEEHGTSVHFVTEQLDGGPVILQAKVPIFDEDTVEILTERVQTQEHKIYPMVVKWLVEERLVMKDEKEAYLDGDLLGMHGYAEE, encoded by the coding sequence ATGAAAAGTATCGTCGTTTTAGTTTCAGGAAACGGTTCTAACCTGCAGGCAATCATTGATGCATGTGACAAGGACATTACTGCTGGTCGTGTTACCGCGGTATTTTCCAACAAAGCCAATGTCTATGCTTTAGAACGCGCTGAGAAAGCCGGTGCTGCGGCACACTTCCTTGACCCTAAAGCGTTCGATACCCGTGATGCTTTTGACCATGAGTTGATGAAGCAGATCGATGAATATAAGCCAGACGTCATCGTACTTGCTGGTTACATGCGCATTCTAAGTGGTGAATTCGTTCGCCACTACATGGGCCGAATGATCAACATTCACCCTTCTCTGCTACCTAAGTACCCTGGTCTTAACACTTATCAACGTGCTATCCACGCAGGTGACGAAGAACATGGTACTAGTGTCCATTTCGTTACCGAGCAACTTGATGGTGGTCCTGTTATTTTACAGGCTAAAGTGCCTATTTTCGACGAAGATACTGTCGAGATTCTAACTGAACGCGTTCAAACTCAAGAACACAAGATCTACCCAATGGTTGTAAAATGGTTGGTTGAAGAACGTTTAGTAATGAAAGATGAGAAAGAAGCTTACCTTGATGGCGATCTTCTTGGTATGCACGGTTACGCTGAAGAATAA
- the purM gene encoding phosphoribosylformylglycinamidine cyclo-ligase has protein sequence MSADNTSLSYKDAGVDIDAGNALVDRIKGAVKRTRRPEVMGGIGGFGALCELPTKYKQPVLVSGTDGVGTKLRLALDMKKHDTIGVDLVAMCVNDLIVQGAEPLFFLDYYATGKLDVDTAADVVSGIADGCVQAGCALIGGETAEMPGMYEGEDYDVAGFCVGVVEKADVIDGTKVAAGDALIAVGSSGPHSNGYSLIRKILEVSGADKNEELAGRTIGEHLLEPTKIYIKSALKMIEKHDIHAISHITGGGFWENIPRVLPEGTKAVVDGNSWEWPIIFKWLQEKGNVTTHEMYRTFNCGVGLVVALPKDQADAAVELLKAEGENAWVIGEIANAAAGEEQVEIK, from the coding sequence GTGAGTGCTGATAACACATCTCTTAGCTACAAAGACGCTGGCGTTGATATCGATGCAGGCAACGCGCTTGTTGACCGTATTAAAGGTGCTGTAAAACGTACACGTCGCCCAGAAGTAATGGGTGGTATTGGTGGTTTTGGCGCATTATGTGAACTGCCAACTAAATATAAGCAGCCAGTATTGGTTTCTGGTACAGACGGTGTGGGCACAAAACTTCGTCTTGCTTTGGATATGAAAAAGCACGACACCATTGGTGTTGACCTAGTTGCAATGTGTGTGAACGATCTTATTGTTCAAGGTGCTGAGCCACTCTTCTTCCTAGACTACTACGCAACAGGCAAACTCGATGTTGATACCGCTGCAGACGTAGTATCTGGTATTGCTGACGGCTGTGTGCAAGCAGGCTGTGCACTAATCGGTGGTGAAACTGCTGAAATGCCGGGCATGTACGAAGGTGAAGACTACGACGTTGCAGGCTTCTGTGTTGGCGTTGTAGAAAAAGCCGACGTGATTGACGGCACTAAAGTCGCTGCGGGTGATGCACTTATCGCAGTCGGTTCAAGTGGTCCTCACTCAAATGGTTACTCACTGATCCGTAAGATCCTTGAAGTCTCTGGCGCAGACAAAAATGAAGAGCTAGCAGGTCGCACAATCGGTGAGCACCTACTAGAACCAACTAAAATTTACATCAAATCAGCACTTAAAATGATTGAGAAGCATGACATCCACGCGATTTCTCACATCACTGGTGGTGGTTTCTGGGAAAACATCCCACGCGTACTTCCTGAAGGTACTAAAGCCGTTGTTGATGGAAATAGCTGGGAATGGCCAATCATCTTCAAATGGCTACAAGAGAAAGGCAACGTAACGACTCACGAAATGTACCGCACATTTAACTGTGGTGTCGGCCTTGTTGTTGCTCTGCCTAAAGACCAAGCAGACGCAGCGGTTGAGCTATTAAAAGCTGAAGGTGAAAACGCTTGGGTCATCGGTGAGATCGCAAACGCAGCAGCTGGCGAAGAACAAGTAGAGATCAAATAA